From a single Glycine soja cultivar W05 chromosome 19, ASM419377v2, whole genome shotgun sequence genomic region:
- the LOC114399079 gene encoding tubulin beta-4 chain, whose amino-acid sequence MREILHVQGGQCGNQIGSKFWEVVCDEHGIDPTGKYVGNSDLQLERVNVYYNEASCGRFVPRAVLMDLEPGTMDSVRTGPYGQIFRPDNFVFGQSGAGNNWAKGHYTEGAELIDSVLDVVRKEAENCDCLQGFQVCHSLGGGTGSGMGTLLISKIREEYPDRMMLTFSVFPSPKVSDTVVEPYNATLSVHQLVENADECMVLDNEALYDICFRTLKLTTPSFGDLNHLISATMSGVTCCLRFPGQLNSDLRKLAVNLIPFPRLHFFMVGFAPLTSRGSQQYRALTVPELTQQMWDAKNMMCAADPRHGRYLTASAMFRGKMSTKEVDEQMINVQNKNSSYFVEWIPNNVKSSVCDIAPRGLSMASTFIGNSTSIQEMFRRVSEQFTAMFRRKAFLHWYTGEGMDEMEFTEAESNMNDLVSEYQQYQDATAEDEGEYEDEEEEDGEADHM is encoded by the exons ATGAGGGAGATCCTTCACGTGCAGGGAGGGCAATGCGGGAACCAGATCGGTTCCAAGTTCTGGGAAGTGGTGTGCGACGAGCACGGCATAGATCCGACGGGGAAGTACGTCGGAAACTCAGATCTGCAACTCGAGCGCGTGAACGTCTACTACAATGAAGCCTCGTGCGGGCGCTTCGTGCCACGCGCGGTGCTGATGGACCTGGAGCCCGGAACCATGGACAGCGTGCGGACCGGGCCGTACGGGCAGATCTTCCGCCCCGACAACTTCGTGTTCGGGCAGTCCGGCGCCGGCAACAACTGGGCTAAGGGGCACTACACCGAGGGCGCCGAGCTCATCGACTCCGTCCTCGACGTCGTGCGTAAGGAGGCCGAGAACTGCGACTGCCTCCAGGGGTTCCAGGTCTGCCACTCGCTCGGCGGCGGAACGGGCTCCGGGATGGGGACGCTTCTTATTTCCAAGATCAGAGAGGAGTATCCTGACAGGATGATGCTTACTTTCTCCGTTTTTCCTTCGCCCAAGGTCTCCGACACTGTTGTTGAGCCTTATAACGCTACTCTCTCTGTTCACCAGTTGGTGGAGAATGCTGATGAGTGTATGGTGCTGGATAATGAGGCGCTCTACGATATCTGCTTCAGGACTCTCAAGTTGACCACTCCTAGCT TTGGTGACTTGAATCACTTGATCTCCGCAACCATGAGTGGTGTTACATGCTGTCTTCGTTTCCCTGGTCAACTCAACTCTGATCTGAGGAAACTGGCCGTGAATCTCATCCCTTTCCCTCGTCTGCACTTCTTCATGGTTGGATTTGCGCCTCTAACCTCTCGTGGCTCTCAGCAGTACCGTGCATTGACAGTTCCAGAGCTGACACAGCAAATGTGGGATGCCAAGAATATGATGTGTGCCGCTGATCCCAGGCACGGGCGTTACCTCACGGCATCAGCCATGTTCCGTGGCAAGATGAGCACGAAGGAGGTGGATGAGCAGATGATAAACGTGCAGAACAAAAACTCTTCGTACTTTGTCGAGTGGATTCCCAACAATGTCAAGTCGAGTGTGTGTGACATTGCTCCTAGAGGGCTCTCCATGGCGTCCACATTCATTGGAAACTCGACCTCGATTCAGGAGATGTTCAGGAGGGTGAGCGAGCAGTTCACGGCCATGTTTAGGAGGAAGGCTTTCTTGCATTGGTACACTGGTGAAGGCATGGACGAGATGGAGTTCACGGAGGCAGAGAGCAACATGAATGACCTTGTGTCTGAGTACCAGCAGTACCAGGACGCCACTGCTGAGGACGAAGGGGAGTATGAGGATGAGGAGGAAGAGGATGGTGAAGCAGACCATATGTGA